CATTGTTACTGCGACAGTGTCACCCTATGTTAAAACCGGAGGAACATTTGATGTAACTGTCTCTTCCATGGGCGATGCGTCGAGTCTCGAGGGGGGAACGCTTCTTCTGACGCCGATGTGCGCCACGGGGGAGATGCAGTATGCCACGGCGCAGGGGCCGCTCAGTGTGGGCGGTTCAAACAGGAATTTCGGCGGGCAGACAGGGATTGTGCAGAATAAACAGCTTGTCGGTATGGTGCCGAAGGGAGGAATACTGGAACGCGATCTTCCTACCCTCGGCGTCGAGGAGCGAAGCCTCATGGTAACGCTCCGAAATCCCGATTATACAACCGCTTATCGCCTTGCTACCTCAGTAAACAGTACTTTTCAGAATACCCTTGCATCCGCCCGTGATGCGGGCAGTATCGTGGTAAAGATACCTCCGGAGTATGCGGATAGCGGTGATATCGTCAGGTTTATCTCCGAAATGGAACTGGTCACTTTTATCCCTGACGAAAAAGCGAAGGTAATCATCAACGAGCGCACCGGTACGATCATTGCAGGCGGGAATGTCAGCCTGAGCCCTGTCGCAATCATGCACGGCACGCTCTCGGTGGTAATCAGCGAGCCGCAGGCAGCCGGCGCTCAGCAGCCGCCCGGTCAGGCTGCACAAC
The sequence above is drawn from the bacterium genome and encodes:
- a CDS encoding flagellar basal body P-ring protein FlgI → MKRALVYCTILCVCLAHVPCTPAQVRLKDVAIIKDQREIQLLGYGLVVGLDGTGDGKNTQFTIRTIGNMLKRMGIEVSAANIKVKNVAAVIVTATVSPYVKTGGTFDVTVSSMGDASSLEGGTLLLTPMCATGEMQYATAQGPLSVGGSNRNFGGQTGIVQNKQLVGMVPKGGILERDLPTLGVEERSLMVTLRNPDYTTAYRLATSVNSTFQNTLASARDAGSIVVKIPPEYADSGDIVRFISEMELVTFIPDEKAKVIINERTGTIIAGGNVSLSPVAIMHGTLSVVISEPQAAGAQQPPGQAAQPGQVSTTERMVAFNETANVAEVAKALNVLGATPRDLIAIFQALKTAGSLRAELIVI